A part of Bacillus rossius redtenbacheri isolate Brsri chromosome 1, Brsri_v3, whole genome shotgun sequence genomic DNA contains:
- the LOC134528231 gene encoding uncharacterized protein LOC134528231, whose translation MNCEDSEGDKRRAAARAQAWDPLLRAARGGRASLPPLLGPKGAGDARAFPSLRAAKRAGEASLTPGEVGSFSTGASRVLQHAQGQAPGGLEEEAAGRGLRQVVGRERGTVAEAEGSTPAEDSGPLPLLGRLPAPLLDTLTAVSAPASPQRVASSIRGFFASKFGAVAPDTGCLTRPPVHVARHSSWIV comes from the exons ATGAACTGCGAGGACAGTGAAGGGGACAAG CGGAGAGCCGCGGCCAGAGCGCAGGCCTGGGACCCGCTCCTGCGCGCTGCCAGGGGAGGCAGAgcgtctctccctcccctcctcggCCCGAAGGGCGCGGGAGACGCCCGCGCCTTCCCCTCCCTCCGCGCGGCGAAGAGAGCGGGCGAAGCGTCGCTCACCCCTGGCGAGGTAGGCAGCTTCTCGACCGGGGCGTCGCGCGTGTTGCAGCACGCACAGGGGCAGGCCCCGGGAGGGCTCGAGGAAGAGGCGGCAGGCAGGGGGTTGCGACAGGTTGTCGGGAGGGAGCGAGGAACCGTGGCCGAGGCGGAGGGCTCGACGCCCGCCGAGGACAGCGGCCCGCTGCCCCTGCTGGGCCGTCTGCCGGCGCCCCTGCTCGACACCTTGACGGCCGTGTCGGCGCCGGCGTCGCCGCAGAGGGTCGCCTCCAGCATCCGCGGCTTCTTCGCCAGCAAGTTCGGCGCCGTCGCACCCGACACAG